A section of the Bifidobacterium sp. ESL0728 genome encodes:
- a CDS encoding ABC transporter substrate-binding protein, which translates to MMKRVTKVIAIASAAAMSLGMLGACGSSSSSSSKGHVYYLSAKPEQQDQFKEIAKNFTKETGIPVDVSVASSGSADQTLKSELAKSEAPTMFDVDNNDFDNWRDYYEDMSDTNMYKDLEKSDYAMKAGDKVGAVPYVMERYGIIYNKAILKKYFDADWSTIKSIDKVNNFKALKTVADEIQKHKGDLGLKGAFSSAGFDSSSSGRFGDQLAHIPVYYEYKDQNTTVEPPTVTGKYLPGMQNLFDLYIKDSTVAPSQLSGATMDDSNSEFALGEAAFIQNGTWSYPQLKGQKVADKDMGVLPIYIGVPGEEKQGLTVSFMYFAMNKNSSEADKKATKQFLDYMLKNNSARKIITDEMGFETPFKSYAAAGFKSKNPIHRANDAYARAGDYETVIYPLPTQQWKNGMSDALLEYAQGTSKWDKVKTAFVNGWATEYKTVNHKK; encoded by the coding sequence ATGATGAAACGAGTCACAAAGGTAATCGCCATAGCTAGTGCTGCGGCGATGTCGTTGGGAATGCTGGGGGCGTGCGGAAGCTCGAGTTCCAGCTCAAGCAAGGGTCATGTGTACTATTTGAGTGCCAAGCCTGAGCAGCAGGATCAGTTCAAGGAAATCGCCAAGAACTTCACCAAGGAAACCGGTATTCCTGTGGATGTATCTGTGGCTTCCTCCGGATCCGCCGACCAGACGCTGAAGAGCGAGCTGGCCAAGTCCGAGGCGCCGACGATGTTCGATGTCGACAACAACGACTTCGACAACTGGAGAGATTATTACGAGGACATGTCTGACACGAACATGTACAAGGATCTCGAAAAGTCCGATTATGCCATGAAGGCCGGCGACAAGGTCGGCGCGGTTCCTTACGTCATGGAGCGCTACGGCATCATCTACAACAAGGCAATCCTCAAGAAGTACTTCGATGCCGATTGGTCAACCATCAAGTCCATCGACAAGGTCAACAATTTCAAGGCGCTGAAGACGGTTGCCGACGAAATTCAGAAGCATAAGGGCGATCTGGGACTGAAGGGCGCCTTCTCGTCCGCAGGCTTCGATTCCAGCTCCAGCGGCCGCTTCGGCGATCAGCTCGCGCACATCCCGGTGTACTACGAATACAAGGATCAGAACACCACCGTTGAGCCTCCGACCGTGACCGGCAAGTACCTGCCCGGTATGCAGAACCTCTTCGACCTCTACATCAAGGATTCCACGGTAGCTCCTTCGCAGCTTTCCGGAGCGACGATGGACGATTCCAACTCCGAGTTCGCGCTCGGAGAGGCTGCCTTCATCCAGAACGGCACTTGGTCGTACCCGCAGCTCAAGGGCCAGAAGGTCGCTGACAAGGACATGGGCGTGCTGCCGATCTACATCGGTGTTCCTGGCGAGGAGAAGCAGGGCCTGACGGTCAGCTTCATGTACTTTGCCATGAACAAGAACTCCTCCGAGGCCGATAAGAAGGCCACCAAGCAGTTCCTGGACTACATGCTCAAGAACAACTCGGCCCGCAAAATCATCACTGACGAGATGGGCTTCGAGACCCCGTTCAAGTCCTATGCCGCTGCAGGATTCAAGAGCAAGAACCCGATTCACCGCGCCAACGACGCTTACGCCAGGGCCGGCGACTACGAGACCGTGATCTACCCGCTGCCTACTCAGCAGTGGAAGAACGGCATGTCCGACGCTTTGCTTGAGTATGCACAAGGTACCAGCAAGTGGGACAAGGTCAAGACCGCGTTCGTCAACGGTTGGGCGACCGAGTACAAGACAGTCAACCACAAGAAGTAA
- a CDS encoding glycoside hydrolase family 32 protein: MKLYYQFPGTWFGDCMPFGKGDDFFLFHQRDNRNPGPFGEPFGWSLATTKDFVHYKDCGTAIPRGADDAQDQFIYAGSVFDGEGQYHAFYTGYNRDYEAQGKPSQVLMHAVSDDLYHWTKTEDKLTFTPQPGYDPDDWRDPWVVRDDEHDQYLLILGARKIGPKTQQTGRTVKFTSKDLKNWKFEGDFWAPGLFTMHEMPDLFKMGDWWYHIVTEYSDKHGMVYRMAKSLEGPWIAPVDDAFDGSTYYAGRTFELNGKRVLFGWVGTKEDNDDTKNYEWGGTFVPHEVYQRADGTLGCRPVDTLWDAFNKHEPIADVTVDSPHERKETTLVHNAGDLYSFEADVTFGEGTRSFGLRLRKNEEDGKSYQFIFKVGENRYVFEGSPNMPWFTNMNIGVERPIQFEAGKTYHIQVVVDDTIATIYVDGVALNARMYQKPGDDLSMFVTDGSLKITNASVARGIKEG; this comes from the coding sequence ATGAAGCTGTATTATCAATTCCCGGGCACGTGGTTTGGCGACTGTATGCCGTTCGGCAAAGGGGATGATTTCTTCCTCTTCCATCAGCGGGATAACCGTAATCCTGGCCCATTCGGCGAACCTTTTGGCTGGTCGCTGGCCACGACCAAGGATTTTGTTCACTATAAGGACTGTGGCACGGCGATTCCGCGTGGAGCGGATGATGCCCAGGACCAGTTCATTTATGCGGGCAGCGTCTTTGACGGCGAAGGGCAGTACCACGCTTTCTATACCGGATACAACCGTGATTACGAAGCGCAGGGCAAGCCCTCGCAGGTCTTGATGCACGCCGTAAGTGATGATCTCTATCACTGGACGAAAACCGAAGACAAGCTCACCTTCACGCCGCAGCCGGGTTATGACCCCGACGATTGGCGCGATCCGTGGGTTGTCCGCGACGATGAGCATGACCAGTACCTGCTGATTCTTGGTGCCCGTAAGATCGGCCCCAAAACCCAGCAGACCGGCCGCACCGTCAAGTTCACTTCCAAGGATCTGAAAAACTGGAAGTTCGAAGGCGACTTCTGGGCTCCTGGCCTGTTCACCATGCACGAGATGCCCGACCTGTTCAAGATGGGCGACTGGTGGTACCACATCGTCACCGAGTACAGCGACAAGCATGGCATGGTCTACCGCATGGCCAAAAGCCTTGAGGGCCCGTGGATCGCGCCTGTCGATGACGCTTTCGATGGCAGCACCTACTACGCCGGACGCACGTTCGAGCTCAATGGCAAGCGTGTGCTTTTCGGCTGGGTCGGCACCAAGGAAGACAACGACGACACCAAGAACTACGAGTGGGGCGGAACGTTCGTGCCTCACGAGGTTTACCAGCGCGCCGATGGCACGTTGGGCTGCCGTCCGGTCGACACGCTTTGGGACGCGTTCAACAAGCACGAGCCCATTGCCGATGTCACCGTCGATTCCCCGCACGAGCGCAAGGAAACGACTCTCGTGCACAATGCCGGTGATCTGTATTCCTTCGAAGCGGATGTGACGTTCGGTGAAGGCACACGTTCCTTCGGCCTGCGTCTGCGCAAGAACGAGGAAGACGGAAAGTCCTATCAGTTTATCTTCAAGGTAGGCGAGAACCGCTACGTCTTTGAAGGTAGCCCGAATATGCCGTGGTTCACCAATATGAACATCGGCGTGGAACGTCCGATCCAGTTCGAGGCCGGCAAGACCTACCACATTCAGGTTGTTGTCGACGACACCATCGCCACGATTTATGTCGACGGCGTCGCGCTGAACGCCCGGATGTACCAGAAGCCTGGCGACGATCTGAGCATGTTCGTCACCGATGGATCTCTGAAAATCACCAACGCGTCTGTAGCGCGTGGGATCAAGGAGGGATGA
- a CDS encoding LacI family DNA-binding transcriptional regulator gives MGRVTLQDVAKAAGVSTATVSWAVNDNQKVRIPEVTRKKVRKVARELGYHPNALAKGLARGESSLIGFISDGVATTPFAGQVIRGAQDEAWRNGRILLIVDTGGKASIEHSAFEFMLEHQVEGIIYSTWTHRVIVPPSELRPSKSVLVNCFDKNHDFQAVVPDERQGGRTATQMLLDHGHKRIAFLNDPLPTPASCGRLEGYRDALEAAGIAFDPSLVINAQGDQEGGYGSVDKLLATHATAAFCHNDRLAMGLYDALRERGLKVPEDISLVGFDNQEVVSAHLHPALSTVGLPQYELGVLGVRAMIDLVDDTDDNAQRGNPLLVECPPVLRYSIASA, from the coding sequence ATGGGACGAGTGACGCTTCAAGACGTGGCAAAGGCAGCCGGAGTTTCAACGGCGACGGTTTCCTGGGCTGTAAACGATAATCAAAAGGTGCGCATTCCCGAAGTCACGCGTAAGAAAGTTCGTAAGGTCGCGCGTGAGTTGGGCTATCACCCCAATGCGCTCGCAAAAGGGTTGGCACGCGGAGAGTCGTCACTGATCGGGTTCATCAGTGACGGCGTGGCGACCACCCCGTTCGCCGGCCAGGTCATTCGCGGAGCCCAGGATGAGGCATGGCGCAACGGCAGGATTCTGCTGATCGTCGATACCGGTGGCAAGGCCTCGATCGAGCATTCGGCGTTTGAGTTCATGCTCGAGCATCAGGTCGAGGGAATCATCTATTCCACGTGGACCCACCGCGTGATTGTTCCCCCTTCCGAACTTCGTCCTTCGAAAAGTGTTTTGGTCAATTGCTTTGACAAGAACCATGATTTCCAGGCTGTGGTTCCCGATGAGCGTCAGGGTGGGCGCACCGCCACGCAGATGCTGCTTGATCACGGGCATAAACGAATCGCTTTTCTGAACGATCCCCTGCCTACCCCGGCTTCATGCGGCCGTCTCGAGGGGTACCGCGATGCCCTTGAAGCTGCGGGAATTGCTTTTGATCCTTCCCTTGTCATCAACGCTCAGGGAGATCAGGAAGGCGGCTACGGCAGCGTCGACAAGCTGTTGGCCACGCATGCCACCGCTGCTTTCTGCCATAACGACCGCTTGGCGATGGGTCTCTACGACGCCTTGCGTGAGCGTGGCCTCAAAGTTCCCGAGGACATATCGTTGGTCGGTTTCGATAACCAGGAAGTGGTTTCGGCCCATCTTCATCCGGCGCTGAGCACCGTGGGGCTGCCGCAGTACGAGCTCGGCGTGTTGGGCGTCCGCGCCATGATTGATTTGGTAGATGATACGGACGATAATGCCCAACGCGGCAACCCTCTGCTCGTCGAATGCCCACCGGTGTTGCGCTACTCGATTGCGAGCGCTTGA
- a CDS encoding DUF624 domain-containing protein: MKWLSPDSGFMRGLSDLTDAIWINILMLVTSIPIITIGAALTAAHDAARRSLIGEGHVTSNYFKAFKSNFKASTLLWLLFGITGAAIACSWVFLQITPLLIPKFAFTIVWLIGFEWIWGLQARFKNSIGGTLKNAFVFGVSYFGTTLALVVVDVIFVSLIVASWFYMPQGEFLLFVFGYGSIIMVHIPILEHVFKCYL; encoded by the coding sequence ATGAAGTGGCTGTCACCTGATTCAGGGTTTATGCGGGGGCTTTCAGACCTTACCGATGCCATATGGATCAATATTCTGATGCTCGTCACCTCGATCCCCATTATTACCATCGGTGCAGCCCTGACGGCCGCTCATGATGCGGCAAGGCGCTCGCTGATCGGTGAGGGGCATGTCACTTCGAATTATTTCAAGGCGTTTAAATCGAATTTCAAGGCCTCGACCCTGCTCTGGCTGCTTTTTGGCATTACCGGTGCTGCGATTGCCTGCAGTTGGGTGTTCTTGCAGATCACGCCGCTGCTGATCCCGAAATTCGCGTTCACGATTGTTTGGCTGATAGGTTTTGAATGGATTTGGGGGCTTCAAGCCAGGTTCAAGAACTCCATCGGCGGCACGTTGAAAAACGCTTTTGTGTTCGGTGTCTCCTACTTCGGCACCACTCTCGCTTTGGTTGTTGTAGACGTTATTTTCGTCAGTCTTATCGTCGCTTCGTGGTTCTATATGCCGCAAGGCGAGTTCCTTCTTTTCGTTTTCGGTTACGGTTCGATCATTATGGTCCATATCCCGATATTGGAACACGTTTTCAAGTGCTATCTTTAG
- a CDS encoding glycoside hydrolase family 13 protein, whose protein sequence is MTLNNTRDDWWKQAVVYQIYPRSFKDVNGDGIGDIAGVTEKMDYLTSLGIDAIWLSPFYPSELADGGYDVIDYRNVDPRLGTMDDFDKMVAAAHKAGVKVIVDIVPNHTSDKHHFFQEALKAGRGSAARDRYIFREGRGKNGELPPNDWQSLFGGPAWERVDDGQWYFHIFAKEQPDVNWKNPDIHEEFKKTFRFWSDHGTDGFRIDVAHGLAKDFDSKSLEELGREYTVQDQTNHDGLNPMWDRPEVHDIYKEWRQVFNEYNPPRFAVAEAWVRPDHQHLYASPDELGQVFNFEFAKANWDVDEMRTAVIEGLESAANSGGSTSTWVMSNHDIPRNASRYGLPQVKARTQHQIATDWILRNGTTYLENRELGTRRARAAAMLEFGLPGSVYIYQGEELGLFEVPDIPWDRLEDPTPFRTLRNFTEKGRDGCRVPLPWTAGDEPKPASWDKDFGEGASFGFSPSTRPDGSASADPHLPQPLWFKDFAADKEAADADSMLNFYSKLLKNRAQLLTATGDHDSIDMLDMGHDVIAYSRPAEDSEGRRFVNITNFGAQPVALPANATQLIASTDLDANGKLPQDASVWLLAAK, encoded by the coding sequence ATGACCCTCAACAACACTCGAGATGACTGGTGGAAGCAAGCCGTCGTTTATCAGATTTATCCGCGCAGCTTCAAGGATGTCAACGGCGACGGCATCGGCGATATCGCAGGTGTTACCGAGAAGATGGATTATCTGACCTCGCTTGGCATTGATGCGATCTGGCTTTCCCCGTTCTACCCTTCCGAATTGGCCGACGGCGGTTACGACGTCATCGACTACCGCAATGTCGACCCGCGGCTGGGCACCATGGATGATTTCGACAAGATGGTCGCGGCGGCCCACAAGGCAGGCGTCAAGGTCATCGTCGACATCGTGCCGAACCACACTTCCGACAAGCACCACTTCTTCCAGGAAGCACTCAAGGCCGGGCGCGGATCGGCTGCACGCGACCGCTATATCTTCCGCGAAGGTCGCGGCAAGAACGGCGAACTGCCTCCCAACGACTGGCAGTCCCTCTTTGGTGGACCGGCTTGGGAACGCGTGGACGACGGGCAGTGGTATTTCCATATCTTCGCGAAGGAACAGCCCGACGTCAATTGGAAGAATCCCGACATTCATGAGGAGTTCAAGAAGACCTTCCGCTTCTGGAGCGACCACGGCACCGATGGCTTCCGTATCGACGTGGCCCACGGCTTGGCCAAGGACTTCGACAGCAAATCCTTGGAAGAGCTTGGCCGCGAATACACCGTTCAGGACCAGACGAACCATGACGGATTGAACCCGATGTGGGATCGCCCCGAAGTCCACGACATCTACAAGGAATGGCGTCAGGTCTTCAACGAATACAATCCCCCGCGTTTCGCCGTCGCCGAGGCTTGGGTGCGCCCCGATCATCAGCATCTCTATGCTTCGCCGGACGAGCTTGGACAGGTCTTCAACTTTGAATTTGCCAAGGCCAACTGGGATGTCGATGAAATGCGCACCGCCGTCATCGAGGGTCTTGAAAGCGCTGCAAATAGCGGCGGATCCACTTCGACATGGGTGATGAGCAACCACGATATCCCGCGTAACGCCTCGCGCTACGGGCTGCCGCAGGTCAAGGCACGCACCCAGCATCAGATCGCAACCGATTGGATCTTGCGCAACGGCACCACCTACCTCGAGAACCGCGAGCTTGGCACACGCCGCGCCCGCGCCGCAGCGATGCTCGAATTCGGCCTGCCCGGTTCGGTCTACATCTATCAGGGTGAGGAACTTGGCCTCTTCGAAGTACCCGACATTCCGTGGGATCGCTTGGAGGATCCGACACCGTTCCGCACGCTGCGCAACTTCACCGAAAAAGGTCGCGACGGTTGCCGCGTACCGCTGCCTTGGACTGCCGGCGACGAGCCGAAACCCGCCAGCTGGGACAAGGACTTCGGCGAAGGCGCCTCGTTCGGCTTCTCCCCCAGCACCCGCCCGGACGGTTCTGCGAGCGCCGATCCGCATCTGCCGCAGCCGCTTTGGTTCAAGGATTTTGCCGCCGACAAAGAGGCTGCAGACGCCGATTCCATGCTGAACTTCTACAGCAAGCTGCTGAAGAATCGCGCACAATTGCTCACCGCGACCGGCGACCACGATTCCATCGACATGCTCGATATGGGACATGACGTCATCGCCTATTCACGTCCGGCCGAAGATTCCGAAGGCCGCCGCTTCGTCAACATCACCAACTTTGGGGCACAGCCCGTGGCATTGCCCGCCAACGCCACGCAGCTGATAGCTTCAACTGACCTTGATGCCAACGGCAAGCTCCCTCAGGATGCCTCCGTCTGGTTGCTAGCAGCGAAGTAA
- a CDS encoding glycoside hydrolase family 31 protein yields MPSFPRLITQPALDPATTITGDHWRIGIITESLIRLEWQDDGFFEDNATQTVICRNWNAKPEFTKKIKDDELIIETPHLRLTYDRQPFSKEGLNVVVKGLQHSQRNTWNFGSKPVGNLKGTTRTLDEADGEIPLGLGVISRNGWAVLDDSSSNELVETDSVQGQTNPFGMWVEPRKHKGIDLYVFAYAHRYIEAVQDFYRLTGETPLLPRFALGNWWSRYHQYSSDEYLNLMHRFEKEGIPFNTGVIDMDWHRVEDIDPKYGSGWTGYTWNHKLFPNPEKFMDELHQLGMKVSLNIHPRDGIRAFEDCYPEVAKEMGVDPKSEEPIVFDPSSPKFMQTYFNLHHHLEDEGVSFWWIDWQQGGVTRQKGLDPLWILNHLHYLDSGRDGRWPITFSRYAGPGSHRYPVGFSGDTIVSWKSLEFQPYFTATASNIGYGWWSHDIGGHMGGYRDEELEARWYQLGTFSPITRLHSTASPFNGKEPWNFHTETRLAMTKALRLRQQLIPYLYSMNWRAHDEGRPLVEPMYWQASEIEDAYHVPDEFRFGTQLVVAPIVTPQVREVQKSAARAWLPQGQWFDFFTGKRYDAPASTGRTFELWRDLANIPVFAKAGAIVPMQPLDAANGPVNNVKNPKHLEIVVFPGADGRFDLVEDDGVHADGSVRATTTLMLSVGKGNGDNARFTISQPEGNTSCLPATRDWTVVFRGVAKDDVAPTVSANGKNCQTAECKYDNESQSLSVTLRGIARDSAVSIDFNSPLHHCSEDTVEDAMKVLYDAQISYQAKEKAYDAIRQYGKDSLSALYALRDSAADSPLPDSVIRAVAEQLLRMI; encoded by the coding sequence ATGCCATCCTTCCCTAGATTAATAACCCAACCGGCGCTCGACCCGGCGACCACCATTACCGGTGACCACTGGCGCATCGGCATCATCACCGAATCACTCATCCGTCTCGAATGGCAGGATGACGGATTCTTTGAAGACAATGCGACGCAGACCGTAATATGCAGAAACTGGAATGCGAAGCCGGAATTCACCAAAAAAATCAAAGACGATGAGCTGATCATTGAAACCCCACACTTAAGACTGACTTATGACAGACAACCGTTCAGTAAAGAGGGCCTGAACGTCGTTGTCAAAGGATTGCAACACAGCCAGAGAAACACATGGAATTTCGGCTCTAAACCGGTCGGGAATCTCAAGGGAACCACCCGAACCCTCGATGAGGCTGATGGCGAGATACCACTCGGTCTGGGAGTTATCTCCAGAAACGGATGGGCCGTACTTGACGATTCCTCATCGAACGAATTAGTGGAGACCGACTCGGTGCAAGGGCAGACCAACCCGTTCGGCATGTGGGTCGAACCCAGAAAACACAAGGGCATCGACCTTTACGTCTTTGCATACGCCCATCGCTATATAGAAGCGGTCCAGGACTTTTACCGCCTTACCGGCGAGACACCATTGCTTCCCCGTTTCGCATTGGGCAACTGGTGGAGCCGCTACCACCAATACAGTAGCGATGAATATCTGAACCTCATGCATCGCTTCGAGAAGGAAGGAATTCCATTCAATACCGGTGTCATTGACATGGACTGGCATCGCGTCGAAGACATCGATCCCAAGTACGGCTCCGGCTGGACCGGCTATACGTGGAACCACAAACTTTTCCCGAATCCGGAAAAATTCATGGACGAACTGCATCAGCTAGGGATGAAAGTGAGTTTGAATATCCATCCGCGCGACGGCATCAGGGCTTTCGAGGACTGCTACCCCGAAGTGGCCAAGGAGATGGGCGTCGATCCTAAAAGCGAGGAACCGATTGTTTTCGACCCTTCGAGCCCGAAATTCATGCAGACCTATTTCAATCTTCATCATCATCTTGAAGACGAAGGCGTCAGTTTCTGGTGGATCGATTGGCAACAGGGAGGCGTGACCCGGCAAAAGGGGCTCGACCCCTTGTGGATTCTCAACCACCTGCACTATCTCGATTCCGGGCGTGACGGACGTTGGCCGATCACCTTCTCAAGGTATGCGGGCCCAGGTTCGCATCGTTATCCTGTCGGATTCTCAGGCGACACCATTGTCTCCTGGAAATCGCTCGAATTCCAGCCATATTTCACTGCCACCGCGAGCAATATCGGCTACGGCTGGTGGAGCCACGATATCGGCGGACATATGGGTGGCTACCGCGATGAAGAACTGGAGGCACGCTGGTACCAACTCGGCACCTTCAGCCCGATTACCCGGCTGCACTCCACGGCTTCTCCCTTCAACGGCAAGGAACCCTGGAATTTCCACACCGAGACCCGGCTTGCGATGACGAAAGCGCTTCGTTTGCGGCAGCAGCTTATTCCTTATCTCTATAGCATGAATTGGCGGGCGCACGATGAGGGCCGACCCCTTGTCGAGCCGATGTATTGGCAGGCATCTGAAATCGAGGACGCCTACCACGTTCCTGACGAGTTCAGATTCGGTACGCAACTGGTGGTGGCACCCATCGTCACCCCGCAAGTACGTGAAGTGCAGAAAAGCGCCGCCAGAGCGTGGTTGCCACAAGGTCAGTGGTTCGACTTCTTTACCGGCAAACGTTATGACGCGCCTGCATCGACGGGTAGAACTTTCGAACTTTGGCGAGATCTTGCCAATATTCCTGTCTTCGCCAAGGCCGGAGCCATTGTGCCAATGCAGCCTTTGGACGCAGCCAACGGCCCGGTCAACAATGTAAAGAATCCCAAGCACCTGGAGATTGTGGTCTTCCCTGGTGCCGACGGCCGATTCGATCTAGTCGAAGACGACGGCGTGCATGCCGACGGCAGCGTACGCGCGACCACCACCTTGATGCTCAGCGTAGGCAAAGGTAATGGAGACAACGCCCGGTTCACCATCAGCCAGCCGGAAGGTAATACATCTTGCTTGCCGGCAACGCGAGATTGGACCGTTGTTTTCCGCGGAGTCGCCAAAGATGACGTGGCACCGACAGTATCGGCAAATGGTAAAAATTGCCAGACTGCAGAGTGCAAATACGATAACGAGAGCCAGAGTCTTTCCGTTACCCTGCGCGGCATTGCACGGGATTCGGCCGTAAGCATCGACTTCAATTCGCCACTTCACCATTGCTCGGAAGACACGGTCGAAGATGCGATGAAGGTGCTTTATGATGCACAAATCAGCTACCAGGCCAAGGAAAAAGCCTACGACGCCATTCGTCAGTACGGCAAAGACAGCCTGAGTGCGCTGTATGCGCTGCGGGATTCTGCAGCGGATTCGCCGCTTCCGGATTCGGTTATTCGGGCCGTGGCAGAACAATTGCTGAGGATGATCTAG
- a CDS encoding carbohydrate ABC transporter permease: protein MSDKVRHSGLWTVFFTIVSLIWVFPIVLVVINSFKQKAYISRNAFSIPRGTEFVGLENYRRGVEQTDLFASFWWTVVVTVGSVLLILVCTSMCAWWIVRVNNWAAKTLYALFLFNMIVPFQMVMFTLSKLADMLGLNTPWGLWVIYLGFGAGLAVFMFTGVVKGIPQELEESAMIDGASVPGIFFRIVVPIMRPSIISVAILEAMWIWNDFLLPYLTLDMRKYKTMSIAIQYLKGGYGSVDMGAMMGCLVLAIIPIIIFYLFCQKYIIKGVMAGAVKG, encoded by the coding sequence ATGAGTGACAAGGTAAGGCATTCTGGTCTTTGGACCGTATTCTTCACCATAGTGAGCCTGATCTGGGTTTTCCCGATTGTGCTCGTCGTCATCAACTCCTTCAAGCAGAAGGCGTACATCTCTCGTAACGCGTTCTCGATTCCTCGCGGCACCGAGTTCGTAGGTCTTGAAAACTACCGGAGGGGCGTCGAACAGACTGATCTGTTCGCAAGCTTCTGGTGGACTGTCGTTGTCACCGTCGGCTCGGTTCTGCTGATCCTGGTGTGCACCTCGATGTGCGCATGGTGGATCGTCCGAGTCAACAACTGGGCGGCGAAGACGCTGTACGCGCTCTTCCTGTTCAACATGATCGTGCCTTTCCAGATGGTCATGTTCACGCTTTCCAAGTTGGCCGATATGTTGGGTCTCAACACCCCTTGGGGCTTGTGGGTCATATACCTAGGATTTGGCGCGGGTTTGGCAGTGTTTATGTTTACAGGCGTTGTCAAGGGAATCCCGCAAGAGCTCGAAGAGTCCGCCATGATTGATGGCGCATCGGTTCCTGGAATCTTCTTCCGTATCGTGGTGCCGATTATGCGCCCCTCGATTATCTCGGTTGCGATTCTTGAGGCCATGTGGATTTGGAACGACTTCCTGCTTCCGTATCTGACCTTGGATATGCGTAAGTACAAGACCATGTCGATCGCCATTCAGTACCTCAAGGGTGGCTATGGTTCGGTTGATATGGGCGCTATGATGGGCTGCCTGGTGCTGGCCATCATCCCAATCATCATTTTCTACCTCTTCTGCCAGAAGTACATTATTAAAGGCGTAATGGCAGGGGCGGTGAAAGGCTGA
- a CDS encoding sugar ABC transporter permease has protein sequence MISMAGKSIRRWWALFALPTFAAFVVGFVVPFVMGIYLSFCKFSTVTDSKFIGMANYSAAIKDPEFWHALWYTVAFTIVTVLIINICAFAVAYMLTKTIKGSTIFRSVFFMPNLIGGIILGYIWLLLLNGILAHWSKSITYSGTYGFWGMVALYCWQQIGYMMIIYISGLQSLPGDVIEAAAVDGANSRQTLFRVTIPLMMPSITVCTFLTMTNGFKMFDQNLALTNGAPSNTSEMLALNIYRTFYGRAGFEGVGQAKAVVFFIIVAILALIQNRLTTSKEVEA, from the coding sequence ATGATTTCAATGGCCGGTAAGTCGATTCGCAGGTGGTGGGCGTTGTTCGCGCTGCCTACGTTTGCGGCTTTTGTTGTTGGCTTTGTAGTTCCGTTCGTGATGGGCATTTATCTGAGCTTCTGCAAGTTCAGTACAGTGACCGATTCAAAATTCATTGGAATGGCGAATTATTCGGCGGCTATCAAAGACCCGGAATTTTGGCATGCGCTGTGGTATACGGTGGCATTCACTATCGTAACCGTCTTGATTATCAATATCTGCGCTTTTGCAGTGGCGTATATGCTGACCAAAACAATTAAAGGCTCGACGATTTTCCGTTCGGTGTTCTTCATGCCGAACCTCATCGGCGGCATTATCTTGGGCTACATCTGGTTGCTGCTTTTGAACGGCATCCTGGCTCACTGGAGTAAGTCGATTACTTATTCCGGAACATACGGCTTCTGGGGCATGGTTGCCCTGTATTGCTGGCAGCAGATAGGCTACATGATGATCATCTACATCTCCGGTCTGCAATCGCTGCCCGGCGACGTCATCGAGGCCGCAGCAGTCGATGGGGCAAATTCTCGCCAGACGCTGTTCCGTGTGACGATTCCGCTGATGATGCCTTCGATCACAGTTTGCACGTTCCTGACGATGACCAATGGTTTCAAGATGTTCGATCAGAACTTGGCGTTGACTAATGGCGCACCTTCGAATACATCTGAAATGCTCGCCCTCAACATCTACCGTACGTTCTACGGACGCGCAGGGTTTGAAGGCGTAGGCCAGGCCAAGGCAGTGGTGTTCTTTATCATCGTTGCGATTCTGGCGCTTATCCAGAATAGGTTGACCACGAGCAAGGAGGTAGAAGCATGA